From Amycolatopsis sp. WQ 127309:
AACCCGAACATGGCGATCAAGTACCCGATGCGCGACTCGATCCTCGACGCACTGAAGGACGCCGCGGTCCGGCCGCTGACCCCGGCCTACCAGAACGCGTCGACGGTGATGTCGAAGATCCTTTCGCCACCGGCCGAAATCGATCCGCAGGCCACCGCGGACAAGCTGCGCCAGCAGCTCAGTGACGCGCTCCAGTCGAAGGGAGTGATCCCGTGACCGTGCAAGATTCGACCCCGGCCGACACCGCCGGGGCCACCGTCGCCGAAGGAGCGACGTCCCACAAGAAGGGCAAACCCGCCCTGTCCGAGGGCAAGAAGGCCGAGCGGAAGCTCGGGCTCTGGCTGTGCGCGCCCGCGTTCGTCGTGATGATCGCCGTCACCGGCTACCCGATCGTCTACTCGATCTGGCTGTCGCTGCAGCGGTACGACCTGCGGTTCCCGGCGCAGCAGCAGTTCGTCGGCTTCGACAACTACGGCGCCGTGCTGTCCAACTCGTACTGGTGGACGGCGTTCGGGACGACCATGCTCCTGACGGTCGTGTCCGTGGCGATCGAGTTCGTCCTCGGCATGGCGCTGGCGCTGGTGATGCACCGGACGCTCGTCGGCCGCGGTCTCGTCCGGACGGTCGCCCTGATCCCGTACGGCATCGTCACGGTCGTCGCGGCGTTCTCGTGGTACTACGCGTGGACGCCGAAGACCGGCTACCTGGCGAACTGGCTCGCCTCGGACGGCGCGCCGCTCACCGAGCAGTGGCCGTCGCTGTTCATCATCATCGGCGCCGAGGTGTGGAAGACCACGCCGTTCATGGCGCTGCTGCTGATGGCGGGTCTGGCATTGGTGCCCGACGACCTGCTCAAGGCCGCCGCGATGGACGGCGCGAACGGCTGGCAGCGGTTCACGAAGGTGATGCTGCCGGTGATGAAGCCGGCGATCCTGGTGGCGCTGCTGTTCCGCACGCTCGACGCGTTCCGGATCTTCGACAACATCTACGTCCTCACCGGCGGCGCGCAGGACACCGGGTCGGTGTCCATGCAGACCTACGACAACCTGGTCAAGGGGCTCAACCTCGGGATCGGGTCGACGATGGCGGTGCTGATCTTCATCACGGTGGCGATCATCGCGTTCATCTTCATCAAGGTGTTCGGCACGGCCGCACCGGGTTCGGACACTGGGGGTAAGCGCTGATGGTGATGGGAACCGTCACGACGGGCCGCAAGCTTCGCTGGGGGCTCG
This genomic window contains:
- a CDS encoding carbohydrate ABC transporter permease; translation: MTVQDSTPADTAGATVAEGATSHKKGKPALSEGKKAERKLGLWLCAPAFVVMIAVTGYPIVYSIWLSLQRYDLRFPAQQQFVGFDNYGAVLSNSYWWTAFGTTMLLTVVSVAIEFVLGMALALVMHRTLVGRGLVRTVALIPYGIVTVVAAFSWYYAWTPKTGYLANWLASDGAPLTEQWPSLFIIIGAEVWKTTPFMALLLMAGLALVPDDLLKAAAMDGANGWQRFTKVMLPVMKPAILVALLFRTLDAFRIFDNIYVLTGGAQDTGSVSMQTYDNLVKGLNLGIGSTMAVLIFITVAIIAFIFIKVFGTAAPGSDTGGKR